Below is a window of Granulicella pectinivorans DNA.
GAGTGCGGTTGGTTCTGACGATTTATAGCGCTCTGCTGATGATGGGGCTGGTGTTGGGCGCTCCGTGGTGGCTGGCGCGGATGATGACGAGTGGACGGTATCGGGCGGGGCTGGCGGGGCGTCTGGGGGCCGTTCCGGCAGGGATCCGGGAACAGGGATCCGGGAACAGGGTTGTCTGGGTGCATGCGGTTTCGGTGGGGGAGGTGCTGGCGGCTTCGCATCTGGTGGGGGAGCTTAGGGCTAGCGGTTATACCGTAGCGGTTTCTACGACGACGCAGGCTGGGCAGGAGCTGGCGCGGAAGCGGTTTGTGGGATGTGCGGTGTTTTATATGCCGCTTGATTTTGCGTGGGTGATTCGTCGGTATCTGCGGGCCTTGACGCCACAGTTGGTGGTGACGATGGAGAGTGAGCTTTGGCCGAATCTGATTCACCAGTGCAAAACGGCCGGGATTCCGCTGGCGGTGGTGAATGCCCGGATTTCGGACCGGTCCTTTCCTCGCTATATGGCGTTGCGGCGGGTTTGGGGACCGCTTTTGCGGGAGGTTTCACTATTTCTGGCGCAGAGTGAGGCTACGGCGGAGCGGCTGCGGGCGATGGGAGTGGCGGCCGAGCGGGTGGCGATGAGTGGGAATTTGAAGTACGACGTGCGGGCCGGGTTGGAGACAGCGATGACGCGGCGGGTGCGGGGATGGCGGGACGGCCTTGGGGTGGAGATCGTCGTTGCGGGAAGTACGCTGCCGGGGGAGGAGGAGATGCTGCTCGATGCGTGGCTTTCGGTGCAGAAGGGGGCTTCGCCGAAGATGACGATGCTGGTGATTGCGCCGCGGCATACACCTCGTTTCGACGAGGTGTATGCGTTGATTGGGAAGAAGGGGTATGTGGCGGTGCGGTGCTCGGAGTTGCCGGAGTTTGGGGCGGGGGCGCTGTCGGGGAATGTGGTGCTGCTGCTGGATACGATTGGGGATCTGGCTTCGATGTACTCGTTAGCGACGGTGGCGTTTGTGGGGGGGAGCCTGGTGAAGAAGGGTGGACACAATCCGCTGGAGCCGGCGCAGTTTGGGGTGCCGGTGGTGATGGGACCGTCGTGGGAGAACTTCCGGGAGATCGTGGGGGAGGAGATGGTGAAGGCGGAGGCGATCAAGATTGTGACGCCGGAGGAGTTGGTGGGTGCGTTTGTTTTGCTGCTGGGGGACGATGGCGGGATGGGAGAGCGGGGACGGGCGGTGTTTGCGAGTCAGTCAGGGGCTACGGAACGGACGCTGGCGGCGCTGAAAGGGTTGATCGCTTGAAGAGACCATGGCTGCTTCCGCTGGTGCCGGCCTATCGGGCGGCTTTGTGGTTAAAGGAGCGGGTGGCGAAAGCCCCGAAGCGGCTTCCGGCTCGGGTGGTGAGTGTGGGGAGTGTTTCGGCTGGGGGGGCTGGGAAGACTCCGGTGGTGATGCTTGTGGTGGAGATGCTGCGGGCGCAGGGACTTGTCGTAGATGTGCTTTCGCGAGGGTACGGACGGTCGGGCAAGGGTGTGGAGCGGGTGGAGGTGGCGGGTTCGGCGAGCCGGTTTGGCGATGAGCCGATGCTGATGGCGCGGCGATTGGGCGTGCCGGTCTGGGTGGGGTCGGATCGTTACTCGGCGGGCTTGGCGGCGGATGAGGCGGATGTGCATGTGCTGGATGATGGGTTTCAGCACCGGAAGCTGGCGCGGGATCTGGACGTGGTGCTGCTGACCGCGCAGGATGTGCAGGATCGGCTGATTCCGGCAGGGGATCTGCGGGAGCCGCTTTCGGCGCTGGGGCGGGCGGATGTGGTGGTTCTGCGGGAGGAGGAGGCGGGTGCGCTGCGCTCGCTGGTTCCGGCGGGGAAGGCGGTTTGGGTGGTGCGGCGGGTTTTGCGGCTGGAGCGGGCTTTGCCGGAGAAGGTGATTATTTTCTGTGGGATCGCCCGGCCGGATGGGTTTGTTTCGATGCTGGCGGAGGCTGGGGCTATGCAGGGTGAGGGAGTCTTCTTTCCGGATCATCATGCGTTTGGGGTGAGGGATGTGACGCGCTTGATCCGGACGGCGCGGGCGGCGGGGGCGGAGGCGTTTGTAACGACGGAGAAGGATGCGGTGAAGCTGACGGCGTCGATGCGGAAGAGGCTGGAGGAGGTTGGGCCGGTGATTGTGGCGGAGCTTCGGGTGGAGCTGGTGGAGGGGTCGGTTGGGGATCTGCTTTGAGGCTGTGATGGGAAACCATCTCCCAGAAGCAGCAGCCCGGACGTGAGACCCAAGGCTCATAGCCTTGGAGTACCAACAACCCAAGACGAACCCGCCCCACAGATATGAGACGATGGGGGCTTGATCGAGGGGACGCCAAATCGGGTTTTGATTGTGCGTGTGGGGGCGATGGGGGATATCGTCCATGCGCTGCCGGCGGTGGCGGCGCTGCGGCGGGCGCGGGCGGAGTGGCTGATCGACTGGGCGGCCGAGGGACGGTGGTCGGATCTGCTGGTTTCCGTGCTGGAGGACGAGGGTCCGGTGGTGGACGCGGTGGTTCCGGTGCGGGTGGGGTACTGGAAGGCGCATGGTCTTTCGGTGGCCACGTTGAAGGATGTGCTGGCGTTGCGGCGATGGATGCGGGCGGCGCGGTTCGATCGGTGCGTGGATCTGCAGGGGTCGGTACGGTCGGCGGTGATTGGATGGATGGCTGGGACGAGACTGGCAGGGTCGGAGACACCACGGGAGAGTCCGGCGCGGTGGTTGTACAAGCGGCGGGTCCGGACGGCTTCGGTGCATGTGGTGGATCAGGCGTGCGAGATTCTGGGGGCGGCGGTTGGGGTGGCGCTCGAGGCTGGTGCGGGGCCAGTTCCCTTCCCGGAGGATGAGGCGGCGGAGCAGTGGTGCGATGCCTTTCTGGCGGATATTCCGGCGGAGCGGGGGTATGTGGTGCTGGCTCCTACGGCTGGTTGGGGGGCGAAGGAGTGGCCGGCGGAGCGGTTTGGTGAGTTGGCTGGGCGGCTTTGCAATGCGGGGTGGACGGTGCTGGTGAACCTGACCAATCCGAAGAGCAAGCCGGAGGTGGTCGAGGGGAGCGAAGGACGGGCCCTGGTGCTGGACTGCTCGATTGCGCAGTTGACGGCGGTGCTGCGGCGGTCGTCGCTGTTTATTGGGGGGGATACGGGGCCGCTGCATCTGGCGGATGCGCTGGGGGTGGCTTGTGTGGGGCTGTTTGGGCCTACGGATCCGGCGCGGAATGGGCCTTATTTTGGGATGAAGAGTGGGCGGGCAAGAGTCTTGCGGGATACCTTCAGTGTGACGAATCACGCGCGGATACGGGAGACGGAGGCGGGTTTGAGTAGGATTGGGGTGGATGAGGTGTTTCGGGCGGCCCGGGAGTTGTTGCCGAAGCTCCCTTGAGAACAGCGTGGCGGCATGCCCACATCTCAGAAGCGAGATGTGGGGCACCCGAATTTGTGGCGAGATGGAGAACGGATGAGTGAACGGACGGGATGGCAACGGATTGCACGGCGGATCCGGGTTCCGATGGGATTTTGTTTTGCGGGGTTCTTTCTTTGGCTGGCGCGGCCCTCGGCGGTGACGCTGGCATGCAGCCTGCTGCTGGTGCTGCCGGGGCTTTGGCTGCGGGGGTATGCGGCGGGCTATGTGAGGAAGAACGCGGAGCTAACGACGACGGGGCCCTATGGCTATACGCGGAATCCACTGTACCTGGGGTCGATGATGATCGCGTTCGGGTTCGCGGTCGCCGGGGGACAGGTGTGGATCGGGATTACGCTGGCGGCTTTGTTTTTAGCGATTTACCTGCCTACGATCCTGTCGGAAGAGAAGTTTTTGCGGGGTGTGTTTCCGGGTTTTGACGACTACGCGGCGCGGGTTCCGCGGTTGCTGCCACGGCTGACTTCGGCCTCGGCGGGGGATGCTCCGGAGGATCGTGGGGCCTTTTCGAAGCAGCTTTACTTGCATCACCGCGAGTACAATGCTTTGATGGGTGCCGGTGCGATTTACCTGGCGCTTGTGATCCGTTTGCTGCTGCGCCGCTGACATCCCGGAGGATACCGGGGGCGAAGGCGTGGAGCTGTTTTGAGACTCACGGTTTGATTCCGGGCGTGTTGTGGCCGACCCCTGGGGATCACTCTGGACGATATTCCAAAAGATTCGCCCTCGAGGGGTTCGATTTGACACGTTTTCAAGGTATTTTGCTTTTCTCTGTGCTCGGTTGCGTGGGAGTGACAGGGGCTCGTGGCCAGTTGCTGGGGCCGAAGAAGCCGGTTGTTCCGGTGGTGATTCCGACGCTGCAGCCGCCGACTCCGGAGTATGTGTTCCCTGCCAAGCAGACGCTGACGTTCACGGTGGACTGGCGCGTATTTACCGCTGGGACCGCGGTCTTCCAGATTGAGCAGCAGGGGACGACCGAGAAGGTGACGGCGACCGGCGACTCGGTGGGCGCGGTGAATATGCTGTTTCCTGTGGTGGACAAGTTCCAGGCCGGGTTCGACACGAAGACGGGCTGCTCGACGGGATTTTCGAAGCAGTTGCAGGAGGGACGCCGCAAGGTGAACTCCGATCTGACGTTCGACTACCAGACGGGCAAGCAAAGCCTTGTTGAAAAGAACATGGTGAAGGGGACGTCGAAGAGCCTGAGCGCTTCGATTCCGGCGTGCGTGGCGGATTCGCTTTCGGCGATCTTTTATGTGGCGAGCCAACACCTGACGATCGGGCAGCAGGTGAATTTTCCGCTGGCGGATGCGATGCGGACGGTGACGGTGGCGATGAAGGTGGAGGCTCGGGAGGAGATCAAGACTCCGGCGGGCACGTTTACCACGCTGCGGGTGCAGCCGACGGCGGATGAGGGCGTGGTGAAGAGCCGCGGGCAGATCTGGATCTGGTACACGGACGACGCGCGGCATATGCCGGTGCAGATTCGGGCGAAGCTGTTCTGGGGGACGATTACGTTTCATCTGCAGTCGGTTGAGGCGAAGTAGGAATCTTCGCGGTTGTTGGAGCCGAGACGATTGCCTTTGGGAATCAGTACATGGCTCGTAAGGGCGAGTTTTTTGGGTACGGCTGCAGCGTGCCCTTCCGTCCTTCTCCGTCCTTTGGATTTTGTGGCTGGCTGGAAATGAGGATGCGATGGCGGGAGTTTCGGGGAAATTGGTGACGGTGGCGAAGTTTCTGGAGCCGTTCGATGCGCAGATTGCGAAGGGCGCGCTGGAGTCGGCGGGCATCGAGTGCTTTTTGCAGGGAGAACAGGCGAATCTGCTGAATGCGTTTGCGTTTCGGGCGCGGCTGAAGGTGGGCGAAGCGGATGCGGAGGCGGCGCGCGAGGTGCTGGCCGGCTCGGCAGATCTGGTTGAGGGAGATGTTGGCGATGAGTAAGCCAAAGGCTGTGTTGTGTCTTTCGGGGGGGATGGACTCCTGCGTGTGTGCGGCGCTGGCGGCGCGGGACTACGAGGTCTATGCGCTGCACTTCAGCTATGGGCAGCGGACGGAGCTGAGGGAGCTACAGTCGGCGCGGGAGATTGTGCGGCTGACGAACGCCAAGGAGCTGATGCATCTGACGATCGACCTGTTCCGGAAGATTGGGGGGTCGGCGCTGACGGATGAGGCGATTGCGGTACCGGATGCGGTGGAGCATGTGGACGGGTCGGACCGGGTGGGCGATGAGGTTCCGGTGACGTATGTGCCGTTTCGGAATGCACACTTTCTTTCGGCGGCGGTGAGCTGGGCGGAGGTTCTGGGGGCGGAGACGATTTTGATTGGCGCGGTGGAGCAGGATAGCTCGGGGTATCCCGATTGCCGTCCGTCGTACTATGCGGCGTTCAATGAGCTGATCAAGATGGGGACCAAGGACGGGACGATTCGGGTGGAGACGCCCCTGATTGCGATGCGGAAGAGGGAGATCGTGGCGTTGGGAGTTGAACTAGGCGCTCCGTTCCATGTAAGTTGGTCATGCTATGCCAGCGGCACGGAGGCTTGCGGCGTGTGCGAGAGCTGCGCGTTGCGGCTGAAGGCGTTCGAGGAGGCTGGGGCGGTCGATCCGATCGTTTATAGCCGTCGTTGAAGAGCAGAGTTTTGAGGTTTCTTCCCGCGCGGTGCGAGATGCGCGTGGATATCCAGGATTGAGTGTTTTCAAGATACAAGGAATTGAAACCAGAGGGTAAAGCGATGAAGCGTTTTGGATGGAAGACGATGGGCGGCGCGATTGCAGTGGCGCTGCTGGCAATCTTGGGTTCGGTGACACCGGCGCAGTCGGCGGCGCAGACGGCTCCTGGCACGGTGCATGGACATGTGAACAACGCGGCGGGTCTGCCGATTGCGAAGGGTGAGGTTAAGTTTACGACCGACCGCACTTCGGAAGAGAAGTCCCGCAAGTACCCGTTTTCGTTTCCGCTGGATGCCAATGGCGACTACAAGGGTGAAGGGCTCGCTCCTGGCACGTACCTGGCGGTGGTCTTCTCGGATGGCAAGAGCATCGATTTTCTCGACAACATCGAGATTAAGTCCGGCACGGACAAGGTCGTGAGCTTCGACATGACGCGCAAGGAGTACATGGACAAGATGACTCCGGAAGAGCGCAAGGCGGTCGAGGAGTTCAAGAAGAAGAACGCGGATGTTTCGGCTGCGAATGCAAAGGTCGCGAACCTGAATGCGATGCTGGGTTCGGCGCGTGCGGACATCAAGGCGAAGAACTTCGACAACGCCGTAACGACGATGACGCAGGCGACGGCGGCGAAGCCGGATGAGTCCATTCTGTGGGTGGTGCTGGGCGATGCGCAGCTTGGCGCAGCCGATGCGGCGAAGGCCAAGGGCGATGCGACCGCTGTGCAGAAGTACAAGGATGCGGCGGCGTCTTACCAGAAGGGCATCGATCTGAACGCGGTTGCGAAGAAGCCGAGCCCGGAGACGGCTGGCGCGGCGTACAACCAGCTTGGACAGGCACTGGCCAAGAGCGGCGATCCGAAGGCTGCTTCGGCGGCGTATGACGGCGCGGCGAAGGCACAGCCGGCACAGTCGGGCATGTACATGTTCAACGAGGCGGCGACGCTGTTGAACGCGGGCCTGAACGACGATGCTGCGCTTGCGGCGGATAAGGCGATTGCCGCCGATCCGAAGCGCGCGGATGCTTACTACATCAAGGGACAGGCGCTGATCTCGAAGGTGACGGTCGACCCGAAGACACAGAAGATCGTGGCTCCTCCGGGCTGCGTCGAGGCGTACC
It encodes the following:
- a CDS encoding DUF3108 domain-containing protein — protein: MTGARGQLLGPKKPVVPVVIPTLQPPTPEYVFPAKQTLTFTVDWRVFTAGTAVFQIEQQGTTEKVTATGDSVGAVNMLFPVVDKFQAGFDTKTGCSTGFSKQLQEGRRKVNSDLTFDYQTGKQSLVEKNMVKGTSKSLSASIPACVADSLSAIFYVASQHLTIGQQVNFPLADAMRTVTVAMKVEAREEIKTPAGTFTTLRVQPTADEGVVKSRGQIWIWYTDDARHMPVQIRAKLFWGTITFHLQSVEAK
- a CDS encoding methyltransferase family protein — its product is MSERTGWQRIARRIRVPMGFCFAGFFLWLARPSAVTLACSLLLVLPGLWLRGYAAGYVRKNAELTTTGPYGYTRNPLYLGSMMIAFGFAVAGGQVWIGITLAALFLAIYLPTILSEEKFLRGVFPGFDDYAARVPRLLPRLTSASAGDAPEDRGAFSKQLYLHHREYNALMGAGAIYLALVIRLLLRR
- a CDS encoding 3-deoxy-D-manno-octulosonic acid transferase, with translation MVLTIYSALLMMGLVLGAPWWLARMMTSGRYRAGLAGRLGAVPAGIREQGSGNRVVWVHAVSVGEVLAASHLVGELRASGYTVAVSTTTQAGQELARKRFVGCAVFYMPLDFAWVIRRYLRALTPQLVVTMESELWPNLIHQCKTAGIPLAVVNARISDRSFPRYMALRRVWGPLLREVSLFLAQSEATAERLRAMGVAAERVAMSGNLKYDVRAGLETAMTRRVRGWRDGLGVEIVVAGSTLPGEEEMLLDAWLSVQKGASPKMTMLVIAPRHTPRFDEVYALIGKKGYVAVRCSELPEFGAGALSGNVVLLLDTIGDLASMYSLATVAFVGGSLVKKGGHNPLEPAQFGVPVVMGPSWENFREIVGEEMVKAEAIKIVTPEELVGAFVLLLGDDGGMGERGRAVFASQSGATERTLAALKGLIA
- a CDS encoding glycosyltransferase family 9 protein; the encoded protein is MIEGTPNRVLIVRVGAMGDIVHALPAVAALRRARAEWLIDWAAEGRWSDLLVSVLEDEGPVVDAVVPVRVGYWKAHGLSVATLKDVLALRRWMRAARFDRCVDLQGSVRSAVIGWMAGTRLAGSETPRESPARWLYKRRVRTASVHVVDQACEILGAAVGVALEAGAGPVPFPEDEAAEQWCDAFLADIPAERGYVVLAPTAGWGAKEWPAERFGELAGRLCNAGWTVLVNLTNPKSKPEVVEGSEGRALVLDCSIAQLTAVLRRSSLFIGGDTGPLHLADALGVACVGLFGPTDPARNGPYFGMKSGRARVLRDTFSVTNHARIRETEAGLSRIGVDEVFRAARELLPKLP
- the queC gene encoding 7-cyano-7-deazaguanine synthase QueC yields the protein MSKPKAVLCLSGGMDSCVCAALAARDYEVYALHFSYGQRTELRELQSAREIVRLTNAKELMHLTIDLFRKIGGSALTDEAIAVPDAVEHVDGSDRVGDEVPVTYVPFRNAHFLSAAVSWAEVLGAETILIGAVEQDSSGYPDCRPSYYAAFNELIKMGTKDGTIRVETPLIAMRKREIVALGVELGAPFHVSWSCYASGTEACGVCESCALRLKAFEEAGAVDPIVYSRR
- a CDS encoding carboxypeptidase-like regulatory domain-containing protein, whose protein sequence is MKRFGWKTMGGAIAVALLAILGSVTPAQSAAQTAPGTVHGHVNNAAGLPIAKGEVKFTTDRTSEEKSRKYPFSFPLDANGDYKGEGLAPGTYLAVVFSDGKSIDFLDNIEIKSGTDKVVSFDMTRKEYMDKMTPEERKAVEEFKKKNADVSAANAKVANLNAMLGSARADIKAKNFDNAVTTMTQATAAKPDESILWVVLGDAQLGAADAAKAKGDATAVQKYKDAAASYQKGIDLNAVAKKPSPETAGAAYNQLGQALAKSGDPKAASAAYDGAAKAQPAQSGMYMFNEAATLLNAGLNDDAALAADKAIAADPKRADAYYIKGQALISKVTVDPKTQKIVAPPGCVEAYQKYLEIAPDGPHAKDVADILTGIGATVSSSYKAGKAGKK
- a CDS encoding DUF2007 domain-containing protein; translated protein: MAGVSGKLVTVAKFLEPFDAQIAKGALESAGIECFLQGEQANLLNAFAFRARLKVGEADAEAAREVLAGSADLVEGDVGDE
- the lpxK gene encoding tetraacyldisaccharide 4'-kinase is translated as MKRPWLLPLVPAYRAALWLKERVAKAPKRLPARVVSVGSVSAGGAGKTPVVMLVVEMLRAQGLVVDVLSRGYGRSGKGVERVEVAGSASRFGDEPMLMARRLGVPVWVGSDRYSAGLAADEADVHVLDDGFQHRKLARDLDVVLLTAQDVQDRLIPAGDLREPLSALGRADVVVLREEEAGALRSLVPAGKAVWVVRRVLRLERALPEKVIIFCGIARPDGFVSMLAEAGAMQGEGVFFPDHHAFGVRDVTRLIRTARAAGAEAFVTTEKDAVKLTASMRKRLEEVGPVIVAELRVELVEGSVGDLL